One Kutzneria kofuensis DNA window includes the following coding sequences:
- a CDS encoding ABC transporter substrate-binding protein, translating into MNRRHFLSAAVSVAGLAAAAPLLSACGGSGSQSSTVNTESGLKAVLPAYVPSTALKPDFPSIAGGADVMTDPGFLTYPANPVATVSGVPGKGGSYTAVTPLWGTVPTAGNSFYQAMSKALGVNLTMKPADGNNYNTIVPTMTASKHLPDWINLPSWWNSNFNVGELAGTQLADLTPYLAGDKIKKYPNLAAVPSAAWRVGAWGDKLYGIPCFSTGFAIAGGTFYRRDILESRGITGDQVKSADDLMSLGKELTDAKRGVWAFGDIWTYMFSAWNVPLKWSVDNGKLVHKYEMPAFLDALDWHYRLATSGYMHPDTLAGDNANATTRFYAGKELIQGGGMGAWVLADYQSGVAANPNYRRGAFNAITADGKGTPRTFMGASSSMISYLNANLKPEQIEELLAVANYLAAPYGTAEYTMVNFGVEGVHHTRQNGVPTFTDEGKKDVQAQTYPFLAAPQSVISSPGADVVTKDYAAWQAANVKALTKPVFWNMNISMPQWAATADAAQAVEDTIKDCYHGKKKVADVKAAIASWKSSGGDRLKQWMTDNVLNKYGTGQ; encoded by the coding sequence TTGAATCGCAGACATTTCCTGAGCGCTGCCGTCTCGGTCGCGGGTCTCGCCGCGGCGGCGCCCCTGCTGTCCGCGTGCGGCGGCAGCGGCAGCCAGAGCAGCACCGTGAACACCGAGTCGGGTCTCAAGGCGGTGCTGCCCGCCTACGTGCCGAGCACGGCCCTCAAGCCGGACTTCCCGTCCATCGCCGGCGGCGCCGACGTGATGACCGACCCCGGCTTTCTCACGTACCCGGCCAACCCGGTCGCCACGGTCTCCGGCGTGCCGGGCAAGGGCGGCAGCTACACGGCGGTCACGCCGCTGTGGGGGACCGTGCCGACCGCCGGAAACTCCTTCTACCAGGCCATGAGCAAGGCCCTCGGCGTCAACCTCACGATGAAGCCGGCCGACGGCAACAACTACAACACGATCGTGCCGACCATGACGGCGTCCAAGCATCTGCCGGACTGGATCAACCTGCCGAGCTGGTGGAACTCCAACTTCAACGTCGGCGAGCTGGCCGGCACCCAGCTGGCCGACCTGACGCCGTACCTGGCCGGGGACAAGATCAAGAAGTACCCCAACCTCGCGGCCGTCCCCAGCGCCGCCTGGCGGGTCGGGGCCTGGGGCGACAAGCTCTACGGCATTCCCTGCTTCTCCACCGGCTTTGCCATCGCCGGCGGCACGTTCTACCGGCGCGACATCCTGGAGTCCAGGGGCATCACCGGCGACCAGGTGAAGTCCGCGGACGACCTGATGAGCCTGGGCAAGGAGCTGACCGACGCCAAGCGCGGCGTGTGGGCGTTCGGCGACATCTGGACGTACATGTTCTCGGCCTGGAACGTGCCGCTCAAGTGGTCGGTCGACAACGGCAAGCTGGTGCACAAGTACGAGATGCCGGCCTTCCTGGACGCACTGGACTGGCACTACCGCCTGGCCACCTCGGGCTACATGCACCCGGACACGCTCGCCGGCGACAACGCCAACGCCACCACCCGTTTCTACGCCGGCAAGGAGCTGATCCAGGGGGGCGGCATGGGCGCGTGGGTTCTGGCCGACTACCAGTCCGGCGTCGCGGCGAACCCGAACTACCGGCGCGGCGCGTTCAACGCCATCACCGCCGACGGCAAGGGCACGCCCCGGACGTTCATGGGCGCCTCCAGCTCCATGATCAGCTACCTCAACGCCAACCTGAAGCCCGAGCAGATCGAGGAGCTGCTGGCGGTGGCCAACTACCTGGCCGCACCCTACGGCACGGCCGAGTACACGATGGTCAACTTCGGCGTCGAGGGCGTGCACCACACCCGGCAGAACGGGGTGCCGACCTTCACCGACGAGGGCAAGAAGGACGTCCAGGCGCAGACCTACCCGTTCCTGGCCGCCCCGCAGTCGGTGATCAGCAGTCCCGGCGCGGACGTCGTCACCAAGGACTACGCCGCCTGGCAGGCCGCCAACGTCAAGGCGCTGACCAAGCCGGTGTTCTGGAACATGAACATCAGCATGCCGCAGTGGGCGGCCACCGCCGACGCCGCGCAGGCCGTCGAGGACACGATCAAGGACTGCTACCACGGCAAGAAGAAGGTCGCCGACGTCAAGGCCGCGATCGCCAGCTGGAAGTCCAGCGGTGGCGACCGGCTCAAGCAGTGGATGACCGACAACGTCCTCAACAAGTACGGTACCGGCCAGTGA